Within the Candidatus Binatia bacterium genome, the region CGACGTCCTCGAAGTAGGCGAAATAGTCCTCGTCGAAGCCGCCGGCCGACAGGAAAACGGCACGATCGACCAACATCGCCGCCCCCGACGTGAACAACGTGTCGACTGGCTCTCGTTCGGCTTCATGGCCGACCGAGCACGCGCCGTTCCTCGCGGGGGCGCCGTGCCCGAGAAAGTTCATCGTGCCGCCGTCGAATTCGATCCGGTCGCCCTCTGCGGTCAGCACACGCGCGCCGACGCAGACGGCTCCCGTCTGCTCGGCAGCCGCGGCGAGAGCCGACAGCGACTCCGGTTCCACCCGGACGTCGTTGTTCAAAAAGAAGACGCGCGGCGCGTGCGCGGCTTCGGCAAGACGGTTGCAGGGCGCGGCGAACCCTTCGTTTCGCGCCGCGGCAAGCACCCGCACGTTCGGATGCCGGGCCGCCAACCACTCCGCCGTGCCGTCGGTGGAGCCGTTGTCGTAAACCAGAACCTCGAGCCGATCGGGCGGATACGCGAGCCCGGCGAGAGCCTGCAGGCACGACTCGAGGAGCGGCCGTCCGTTGCACGTCGGAATCGCAACCGAGATCTCCGGGTGGACGTCTGCCGTCACGTGTTCGCTCCCCCGCGGCCGCGCGTAGGGTCAGCCGCGAGGCCCGCAAGCGCGGCGCGCACCGCCTCCAGGTCGGGTGTCGGGTTCGACGTCAGGCTCGCGAGCACGACGTCGTGAGCCTGCGCTTCCCGGTCGATCACGAGAAGGTGCCGGTACGCGGGAGACGCAACCGAACGAATCCCCACCGCCCGGTTGAAGACGGCATTGGCGCGCTCGAAGCCCTGGTCCTGCTTTGGATGCGACAACCAGGCGTTGACGGTCTGCATGAGAATCCACGACGGGAGATGCCCCGAAGGTAGGACTGTGACCGAAGCGCCGCGTTCTTCGAAGAAGGTTCGAGTCTCCTCGAGTCCCGGGTGACCATGGGCCAGGTGCTCCGCGAGGAACCCGTGGTCGTAGCCATAGTCTTGTCGGATCAGCTCGAAGAGATAACGATCGGCCTCTTCCACGCCCGGAGTCGCCCAAGGGCAGCCGAGCAGCAAGAAGCGCCCGG harbors:
- a CDS encoding glycosyltransferase family 2 protein, which codes for MTADVHPEISVAIPTCNGRPLLESCLQALAGLAYPPDRLEVLVYDNGSTDGTAEWLAARHPNVRVLAAARNEGFAAPCNRLAEAAHAPRVFFLNNDVRVEPESLSALAAAAEQTGAVCVGARVLTAEGDRIEFDGGTMNFLGHGAPARNGACSVGHEAEREPVDTLFTSGAAMLVDRAVFLSAGGFDEDYFAYFEDVDLGWRLWTLGERCVQAPAARVRHREHASEGLLPAGRRLALLERNALLSVVKNYEEDRAGRVFRCGLALIAEREKLAADPVRRRACREGLLRAAVALPAVERRAAELRSRRCRQDAEIAPLFVDPFRPPIGGERYARRQREVAALFGAADLFGPPPDASGSNEDSECA